The sequence TAGACTATCATACCACAGAACCCTGCAAAACAGACACACTAATACATCAGTTCATGAATCAATGTGGTTTATGTAGAAACGATTATGAAGGAATGTTCATACCAGATGCCATGTATGTCAATGCCGCTGCGAATGTAACTCTGGCGTTGGCGAGCTCAGAGCCTCCGATTTTGGTACATTTCATCCCAATGAGGGCAAGCACAGCCCCCCAGAAACCAAAGATCACAGAGACCACAGCCAGAGCCCTGCACACATGGAGGAAAACTAACAACCACACAAAGACATGCTATTAATTTCACCAAACACATGAACAGCCTCTCCTCTTAATTGAGAAACGTCATAATATTATAtacatcaccaaggctgcatttacttgatcaaaaatacagtaaaatcatgaaatataattacatttcGAATTTGATATCTTCCAGCATCATTTCTTCAGTCTTCAATGTcccatgatctttcagaaatcattcgaaTATGCTGGTTTGcttctcaagaaacattttttttttcaggattatttgatgaatagaaagttcaaaaagaaaatgtattttaaatggaatcttttgtagcattataaacgtctttactgtcaattttgatcaatttaacgcatccttgctgaataaaaataaataataataaacgtcTCTGACTGAAAACGGTATGGTAtacaatgttgcaaaagctttctatttcagaaattctgttcttttgaactttctattcatcaaagaatcctaaaatgCTTTACACAcccgttttcaacattgataataattataaacatAATTGAACAGCAAATAAGCATATGGATGATTTCTGAATAttcagaatgatttttgaaggatcatgtgaccataaagactggagtaatgatgatgaaaattcatttttgcatcaccaaaataaattacattttaaaatatattcaaatagaaaacagttatataatcacaatattacagttttgtgtttttttgtatgcagccttggtgagcataagagacttcttctaAAAACATTGTAAATGTTACAGGTCaaaaactgtatatatatatataattaccaCCAGATGATGCCACAGTTTGAAGAGTGGTTCTTTAacattacaataaggtttcattagttaacattaactaacaataatcttaacatttactaatacttttttaagatcaaaagttgtatttgttaacattagttaatgcaatgtgaactaacatgaacatttttattaagCACCATTAACAAAGGTTAttaaacactgtaaaatatatatatagttgaggcatccttattgtaaagtgttagcagTGATTCCTCACCTGGCAGGTCCATCATAGAGGGGTAGTATTTACAGTCAGATACTCCTGTGGTGTCTGAGACACAGTCCATCCAGAGGTTGGAGTAGTAGTTACCGGTGGTCAGAACCACGGAGCTGACCTCCGAGAAGACCCAGTACTCAGTGGCCAGAGTGGAACAGATCAACATCCAGCCGCATAAACAGGACAAAAAACAGCCAATCTCCACATGCATCACCACTGTTCGCTGCCTCATGCTGTCAGCGGCTTCATATGACGGATGAATGAAAGAAAAGTTAAAAGATCGATGGAAAGAGAGTTCCTGAACTGCTGAGAAGTTTTAAGTCAACATGGAATAAAATTACATGGTGGTGTCCTTCAAGGACTGTTTCCTCCCGTCTTTGTATCTGAACCCAGTGACTCCACAAGGCTTTTTTGTGCCATATTACAGCTTAAAACTGGTAAAACTACATGGTTTTACCTCATAAGCAATTTCTCATTCCATGAGCTCTGTCAAATCTCTGAATCTGACAACCAGGGTCACAAGCCCGTGAAAGGACATTACTTGTCCTCCTTTCCCAGGACATCATTTGTTATAAAGGAACCAGCCAAAAGGGCATTTAGTAAATGATGGATTAAAATGAGACGATGTGTGGAAAAGATGGGAAGTTTTCATCTGTTATATCGTCTTTCCAGACAGAAATCTGAAGTCTGATAGTTTATAAATGTAAAAGAATGAAAGTTTCCTTCATGTCCACAGTAAAAACAGGATACTAGTGCAGGACCTGTGTGTTGTATTGAAAGGACATCGGCCAGGTATTCAATATAATATCATGTGTTCTTAAATCAGATACATGTGTACCTTATATAATCAGATATGTATCTCATATAACATATACAGTAAGGTGTAAGTTATACGTTATGACTGGTGTGAAGCTGCACGTACAGTGAAAGTGATACTGTTGTGTTTATGTCTAAATAACATTCAGCAGTGTCAGAAATACTCAATATCGAAACAAAGCAAGTGATAGTGAAactattatattgtattaatatttttcattttaagaaCAGTTGTAGTTTATTTCCGGTTAGTAATCTTACTGCTTCAGtgtaaattgttttaatttgttGCCTAAGCAATGTTGCTAATTTTCAGTTATTTAAATcctctaatatttatattttatttcagctctaTTTACActtacaaaaatgtttttaatagttgtattttttaataatgacTCATA is a genomic window of Pseudorasbora parva isolate DD20220531a chromosome 12, ASM2467924v1, whole genome shotgun sequence containing:
- the LOC137093934 gene encoding claudin-10-like, whose product is MRQRTVVMHVEIGCFLSCLCGWMLICSTLATEYWVFSEVSSVVLTTGNYYSNLWMDCVSDTTGVSDCKYYPSMMDLPVFLHVCRALAVVSVIFGFWGAVLALIGMKCTKIGGSELANARVTFAAALTYMASGFCGMIVYSWWGDKVRSDFVDPYYLEIKFELGAALFIGWGGSCLVICGSAVLCYFSGKESFPKRFNKQPRRPPSYMTARTRRTYMLPGSSRPTTVFISPSHQSYSESRGRRESRTQEKQFSRTVRLMRPPLDSIV